In Cottoperca gobio chromosome 1, fCotGob3.1, whole genome shotgun sequence, a genomic segment contains:
- the LOC115012120 gene encoding retinal cone rhodopsin-sensitive cGMP 3',5'-cyclic phosphodiesterase subunit gamma-like produces the protein MADVAVPVDKKSAPKFKQRAMRTFKSKAPKPGQKGFGDDIPGMEGLGTDITVVCPWEAFGDMELSDLAKYGIV, from the exons ATGGCAGACGTAGCCGTTCCTGTCGACAAGAAGTCAGCGCCCAAATTCAAGCAGAGGGCCATGCGCACCTTCAAGAGCAAGGCACCCAAACCCGGCCAGAAGGG ATTTGGAGACGACATCCCCGGCATGGAGGGTCTTGGTACAGACATCACAGTGGTTTGCCCATGGGAAGCCTTCGGGGACATGGAGCTCAGCGACTTGGCGAAATATGGAATTGTTTAG
- the LOC115012130 gene encoding retinal cone rhodopsin-sensitive cGMP 3',5'-cyclic phosphodiesterase subunit gamma-like, with translation MADVAVPVDKKSAPKFKQRAMRTFKSKAPKPGQKGFGDDIPGMEGLGTDITVVCPWEAFGDMELSDLAKYGIV, from the exons ATGGCAGACGTAGCCGTTCCCGTCGACAAGAAGTCAGCGCCCAAATTCAAGCAGAGGGCCATGCGCACCTTCAAGAGCAAGGCACCCAAACCCGGCCAGAAGGG ATTTGGAGACGACATCCCCGGCATGGAGGGTCTTGGTACAGACATCACAGTGGTTTGCCCATGGGAAGCCTTCGGGGACATGGAGCTCAGCGACTTGGCGAAATATGGAATTGTTTAG
- the LOC115012516 gene encoding retinal cone rhodopsin-sensitive cGMP 3',5'-cyclic phosphodiesterase subunit gamma-like: MADAGVAAPADKKAPPKFKQRAPRVFKSKAPKPGQKGFGDDIPGMEGLGTDITVVCPWEAFGDMELSDLAKYGIV; the protein is encoded by the exons ATGGCAGACGCAGGCGTTGCAGCCCCCGCCGACAAGAAGGCACCTCCCAAGTTCAAGCAGAGGGCCCCTCGTGTCTTCAAGAGCAAGGCCCCTAAGCCCGGCCAGAAGGG ATTCGGAGACGACATCCCCGGCATGGAGGGTCTTGGCACAGACATCACAGTGGTTTGCCCATGGGAAGCCTTCGGGGACATGGAGCTCAGCGACTTGGCGAAATATGGAATTGTCTAG